In Acropora muricata isolate sample 2 chromosome 11, ASM3666990v1, whole genome shotgun sequence, one DNA window encodes the following:
- the LOC136888923 gene encoding immunoglobulin superfamily member 10-like isoform X2, whose amino-acid sequence MVAEKSGPSFASILTILSIVMYTGGFLRIELEFNKQKEKINQLESVVESMKTSKGDDLAQVNTILRNRRSDYSMNNKTENKHTADQRFISDKLVSEIRRELCQSNIDRCSRGPAGPPGPPGPRGEKGDRGRRGNKGRSGNKGDNGIMGPPGRSGKQGIMGPTGSKGETGLKGEKGDMGTAGMKGAKGEPGESIAAPTVAVSHAKMTVNESKTASFQCSVSGNPKPVSTWSKLEGKSEKNLSATTDGKLILPNAAGSDSGVYKCSASNILGQAQALVRLVVNVRPRISLNPGPSYAIQGNTFTLPTCHVTGYPTPVVIWRKLSSQLPQRRVRYNNSALQISQVRKEDSDTFTCSAKNLLGKAEKNTMLVVVSLPRFTSKPPSKIASMLSSTVRLNCSATGEPQPIISWRKQGGQLPVGRSQQINGALVITNLQQSDAGNYICTATSASVFDVEAVTTLEIQKAPVLRSSSRSRFVRCWRAKTDGWAASTFHSNCDGKGPTVTIIQVGSYIFGGYTDVSWSSPSSCSSASSSKSFIYSLYNINGFSPVKLQIKSGRQSYAIYRCSSYGPAFGGGGDLDISNNAVSNRDSYTSCGHTYHLPPGYSSSRSSCRFYAGSYKFTPTDVEVFYETTT is encoded by the exons ATGGTTGCTGAAAAGAGTGGCCCTTCGTTTGCTTCTATTCTAACTATTCTATCCATTGTGATGTATACTGGTGGTTTTCTTCGAATAGAACTGGAGTTCAACAAGCAAAAGGAGAAAATAAATCAACTTGAAAGCGTCGTGGAGTCGATGAAGACATCGAAAGGTGATGACCTTGCTCAAG tcAATACCATCCTTCGAAACAGGCGAAGTGATTACTCCatgaacaacaaaacagaaaacaagcacACGGCAGACCAGAGGTTCATCTCTGACAAACTCGTTTCGGAGATCAGACGGGAACTATGTCAATCAAACATCGACAGATGCTCCCGAGGTCCCGCTGGTCCTCCCGGTCCACCTGGACCGAGAGGGGAAAAAGGTGACCGAGGACGAAGAGGAAACAAAGGAAGAAGCGGAAACAAAGGAGACAACGGTATCATGGGACCACCAGGGAGAAGTGGAAAGCAAGGCATCATGGGACCAACAGGATCAAAGGGAGAAACTGGactaaaaggagagaaaggagaTATGGGAACTGCTGGCATGAAAGGAGCTAAAGGAGAACCAGGTGAATCGATTGCAGCTCCTACTGTTGCTGTTTCGCATGCAAAGATGACAGTCAATGAAAGCAAAACTGCTTCTTTCCAGTGTTCAGTCAGCGGCAATCCTAAGCCTGTGTCGACATGGAGTAAACTGGAAGGGAAGTCAGAGAAAAATCTATCAGCAACCACAGATGGGAAGTTGATTTTACCAAATGCTGCTGGCAGTGACTCGGGTGTATACAAGTGCTCAGCCTCAAACATCCTGGGACAGGCACAAGCACTGGTGCGACTTGTAGTCAATG TTCGGCCTCGCATTTCTCTCAACCCTGGACCTAGTTACGCAATACAAGGAAACACTTTCACTCTTCCAACTTGTCATGTGACTGGGTACCCCACACCAGTCGTGATATGGAGAAAATTATCCAGTCAGTTACCCCAGAGGAGGGTGAGGTACAACAACAGCGCGCTGCAAATTTCACAAGTTCGCAAAGAGGACTCGGACACGTTCACCTGCTCAGCAAAAAACCTTTTAGGAAAAGCTGAAAAGAACACCATGTTAGTCGTGGTATCTCTTCCTCGGTTTACATCTAAACCTCCTTCCAAGATTGCGTCGATGTTAAGCTCCACTGTGAGGCTGAATTGCAGCGCTACTGGTGAGCCACAACCAATCATCAGCTGGAGAAAGCAAGGAGGTCAGCTGCCAGTTGGGCGGAGCCAGCAGATCAATGGAGCGTTGGTGATTACAAACTTACAACAGAGTGATGCAGGGAATTACATTTGCACTGCTACAAGTGCTAGTGTGTTCGATGTGGAAGCTGTAACCACTTTGGAAATTCAAAAAG CTCCAGTCCTCCGGAGTTCATCCAGGAGTAGGTTTGTGAGGTGTTGGCGCGCAAAGACTGATGGGTGGGCAGCATCCACCTTCCACAGCAACTGTGATGGAAAGGGTCCCACTGTTACTATAATCCAAGTAGGCAGTTACATATTTGGTGGATACACAGATGTGTCTTGGTCTAGCCCTA gttCTTGTTCTTCTGCTTCATCCAGTAAATCATTTATCTACTCCTTGTACAACATCAACGGCTTCTCTCCTGTTAAGCTTCAGATCAAGTCAGGAAGGCAGAGTTACGCTATATATAGATGTTCTAGTTACGGGCCAGCATTTGGTGGCGGAGGTGACCTCGACATATCAAACAACGCTGTGAGCAACCGAGATTCTTACACATCCTGTGGCCACACTTACCATCTCCCCCCAGGGTATTCTTCATCTCGTTCTTCCTGCAGATTTTATGCAGGAAGCTACAAGTTCACTCCCACTGATGTTGAAGTGTTCTACGAGACAACCACTTAG
- the LOC136888923 gene encoding uncharacterized protein isoform X1, giving the protein MVAEKSGPSFASILTILSIVMYTGGFLRIELEFNKQKEKINQLESVVESMKTSKGDDLAQVNTILRNRRSDYSMNNKTENKHTADQRFISDKLVSEIRRELCQSNIDRCSRGPAGPPGPPGPRGEKGDRGRRGNKGRSGNKGDNGIMGPPGRSGKQGIMGPTGSKGETGLKGEKGDMGTAGMKGAKGEPGESIAAPTVAVSHAKMTVNESKTASFQCSVSGNPKPVSTWSKLEGKSEKNLSATTDGKLILPNAAGSDSGVYKCSASNILGQAQALVRLVVNVRPRISLNPGPSYAIQGNTFTLPTCHVTGYPTPVVIWRKLSSQLPQRRVRYNNSALQISQVRKEDSDTFTCSAKNLLGKAEKNTMLVVVSLPRFTSKPPSKIASMLSSTVRLNCSATGEPQPIISWRKQGGQLPVGRSQQINGALVITNLQQSDAGNYICTATSASVFDVEAVTTLEIQKAALISSSILGSLDIKYIDKLNSFLAPVLRSSSRSRFVRCWRAKTDGWAASTFHSNCDGKGPTVTIIQVGSYIFGGYTDVSWSSPSSCSSASSSKSFIYSLYNINGFSPVKLQIKSGRQSYAIYRCSSYGPAFGGGGDLDISNNAVSNRDSYTSCGHTYHLPPGYSSSRSSCRFYAGSYKFTPTDVEVFYETTT; this is encoded by the exons ATGGTTGCTGAAAAGAGTGGCCCTTCGTTTGCTTCTATTCTAACTATTCTATCCATTGTGATGTATACTGGTGGTTTTCTTCGAATAGAACTGGAGTTCAACAAGCAAAAGGAGAAAATAAATCAACTTGAAAGCGTCGTGGAGTCGATGAAGACATCGAAAGGTGATGACCTTGCTCAAG tcAATACCATCCTTCGAAACAGGCGAAGTGATTACTCCatgaacaacaaaacagaaaacaagcacACGGCAGACCAGAGGTTCATCTCTGACAAACTCGTTTCGGAGATCAGACGGGAACTATGTCAATCAAACATCGACAGATGCTCCCGAGGTCCCGCTGGTCCTCCCGGTCCACCTGGACCGAGAGGGGAAAAAGGTGACCGAGGACGAAGAGGAAACAAAGGAAGAAGCGGAAACAAAGGAGACAACGGTATCATGGGACCACCAGGGAGAAGTGGAAAGCAAGGCATCATGGGACCAACAGGATCAAAGGGAGAAACTGGactaaaaggagagaaaggagaTATGGGAACTGCTGGCATGAAAGGAGCTAAAGGAGAACCAGGTGAATCGATTGCAGCTCCTACTGTTGCTGTTTCGCATGCAAAGATGACAGTCAATGAAAGCAAAACTGCTTCTTTCCAGTGTTCAGTCAGCGGCAATCCTAAGCCTGTGTCGACATGGAGTAAACTGGAAGGGAAGTCAGAGAAAAATCTATCAGCAACCACAGATGGGAAGTTGATTTTACCAAATGCTGCTGGCAGTGACTCGGGTGTATACAAGTGCTCAGCCTCAAACATCCTGGGACAGGCACAAGCACTGGTGCGACTTGTAGTCAATG TTCGGCCTCGCATTTCTCTCAACCCTGGACCTAGTTACGCAATACAAGGAAACACTTTCACTCTTCCAACTTGTCATGTGACTGGGTACCCCACACCAGTCGTGATATGGAGAAAATTATCCAGTCAGTTACCCCAGAGGAGGGTGAGGTACAACAACAGCGCGCTGCAAATTTCACAAGTTCGCAAAGAGGACTCGGACACGTTCACCTGCTCAGCAAAAAACCTTTTAGGAAAAGCTGAAAAGAACACCATGTTAGTCGTGGTATCTCTTCCTCGGTTTACATCTAAACCTCCTTCCAAGATTGCGTCGATGTTAAGCTCCACTGTGAGGCTGAATTGCAGCGCTACTGGTGAGCCACAACCAATCATCAGCTGGAGAAAGCAAGGAGGTCAGCTGCCAGTTGGGCGGAGCCAGCAGATCAATGGAGCGTTGGTGATTACAAACTTACAACAGAGTGATGCAGGGAATTACATTTGCACTGCTACAAGTGCTAGTGTGTTCGATGTGGAAGCTGTAACCACTTTGGAAATTCAAAAAG cgGCTCTCATTTCTTCAAGTATTCTTGGCAGCCTCGATATTAAGTACATTGACAAGTTGAATTCATTTTTAGCTCCAGTCCTCCGGAGTTCATCCAGGAGTAGGTTTGTGAGGTGTTGGCGCGCAAAGACTGATGGGTGGGCAGCATCCACCTTCCACAGCAACTGTGATGGAAAGGGTCCCACTGTTACTATAATCCAAGTAGGCAGTTACATATTTGGTGGATACACAGATGTGTCTTGGTCTAGCCCTA gttCTTGTTCTTCTGCTTCATCCAGTAAATCATTTATCTACTCCTTGTACAACATCAACGGCTTCTCTCCTGTTAAGCTTCAGATCAAGTCAGGAAGGCAGAGTTACGCTATATATAGATGTTCTAGTTACGGGCCAGCATTTGGTGGCGGAGGTGACCTCGACATATCAAACAACGCTGTGAGCAACCGAGATTCTTACACATCCTGTGGCCACACTTACCATCTCCCCCCAGGGTATTCTTCATCTCGTTCTTCCTGCAGATTTTATGCAGGAAGCTACAAGTTCACTCCCACTGATGTTGAAGTGTTCTACGAGACAACCACTTAG